From a region of the Zingiber officinale cultivar Zhangliang chromosome 10B, Zo_v1.1, whole genome shotgun sequence genome:
- the LOC122029632 gene encoding pentatricopeptide repeat-containing protein At3g62470, mitochondrial-like, with translation MGLLLSEIHLRLCLSRFSSSLAEAEFFDGALTPGPCPSDPIQGKEGRSGGGGGRRELQQPKRVRRLPLPLSRHPHYLPHCGFHRSRRQVSPFLPWPLPPHSRPPYPQGQVPPFCLNAASRFVCTSSSASDSDAEPNCESPSDVKEVERVCKVIEDLFLSDRNMEAVLERFRHAPKPAHRFFSWAGGRLDFSHNSETDTKMLSILSKTRQFETMVALLEEMGREGFLNMDAFKIAIIGFSAARQMKKSMAIFQMMERFNFKAGLETFNCLIEALAKVKLGTEAQALFEKMKDQYPPDLMEAGRVWNEMLGMGFKPDVVVYNTMINGLIRAHRRSDAIKLLELMKDKGPLPNAKTFTIIIQDLCKAGQMDLAVNCFQEMLDAGSALDVATYTCLIVGFGNAQQMDKVSGLLSEMTEKGCPPDGRTYNALIKLMTNRNTPDDAVRIYNTMIKKGFEPTIHTYNMLMKSYFHENNYQMGCAVWEEMGLKGICPDVNSYTVFIGGHIRHGRPEKAHKYLEEMISKGMQAPQINYNKFAADFSSSGTSDILYELAQKMNFSGKLQVSNIFHGWAERAKNRVKRRVANQTGRCIF, from the coding sequence ATGGGTCTTCTCTTGAGCGAAATCCACCTTCGCCTTTGTCTTTCTCGCTTCTCCTCCTCGCTTGCCGAAGCAGAATTCTTTGATGGCGCCCTCACCCCCGGCCCGTGCCCTTCAGATCCGATCCAGGGAAAGGAAGGCCggagtggaggaggaggaggacgacgaGAACTACAGCAACCGAAACGGGTGCGTCGTCTTCCTTTGCCCCTGTCTCGTCATCCTCATTATCTGCCTCATTGTGGTTTCCATCGTTCTCGCCGTCAAGTTTCGCCTTTTCTGCCGTGGCCCCTTCCGCCCCACTCTCGCCCGCCTTATCCCCAGGGACAAGTGCCACCCTTCTGCCTGAACGCTGCATCTCGATTCGTCTGCACCTCGTCTTCCGCCTCTGATTCGGATGCTGAGCCTAACTGCGAGAGCCCATCCGACGTGAAGGAGGTAGAACGCGTTTGCAAGGTGATTGAAGACCTCTTTCTTTCTGATCGGAACATGGAGGCTGTGCTTGAACGCTTCCGACATGCCCCTAAGCCAGCACACCGGTTCTTCAGTTGGGCTGGTGGCCGCTTGGATTTCTCCCATAACTCTGAAACCGACACGAAGATGCTCAGCATTCTCAGTAAGACGAGGCAGTTTGAGACGATGGTGGCGTTGCTTGAAGAAATGGGCAGGGAGGGATTCTTAAATATGGACGCTTTCAAGATTGCGATCATTGGATTTTCAGCCGCTCGTCAGATGAAGAAATCAATGGCTATTTTTCAGATGATGGAAAGATTCAACTTTAAGGCTGGATTAGAAACATTCAACTGCTTGATTGAAGCTTTGGCGAAAGTAAAACTTGGGACGGAAGCTCAAGCACTCTTCGAGAAGATGAAAGATCAGTACCCACCTGACCTCATGGAGGCTGGTAGGGTCTGGAATGAGATGCTGGGTATGGGATTCAAGCCAGATGTTGTTGTATATAATACAATGATTAATGGCTTGATTCGGGCACATAGGAGATCAGATGCAATCAAGCTTCTTGAGCTAATGAAAGATAAGGGTCCACTTCCAAATGCTAAGACATTTACAATCATAATACAGGACCTCTGTAAGGCTGGGCAGATGGATCTGGCAGTCAATTGTTTCCAAGAAATGCTGGATGCAGGAAGCGCTCTGGATGTTGCAACCTATACTTGCTTGATTGTGGGGTTTGGAAATGCCCAGCAAATGGATAAAGTTTCAGGGCTGTTGAGTGAGATGACTGAGAAAGGATGCCCACCAGATGGTCGGACATACAATGCCTTGATTAAACTCATGACAAACAGAAACACGCCAGATGATGCTGTTCGAATCTACAATACAATGATTAAGAAAGGCTTTGAGCCCACAATTCACACATATAATATGCTCATGAAATCTTATTTCCATGAAAATAATTATCAGATGGGCTGCGCTGTGTGGGAAGAGATGGGACTAAAGGGTATTTGCCCAGATGTCAATTCTTATACTGTCTTTATTGGGGGCCATATACGGCACGGAAGGCCAGAGAAGGCACACAAATACCTGGAAGAGATGATAAGCAAAGGAATGCAAGCCCCTCAGATAAACTACAATAAGTTTGCTGCTGACTTTTCTAGTTCAGGGACGTCTGATATACTATACGAGTTGGCACAGAAGATGAATTTCTCTGGGAAGCTTCAAGTTTCCAACATTTTCCATGGTTGGGCAGAGAGAGCGAAGAATAGAGTGAAAAGGCGAGTAGCCAATCAGACTGGAAGGTGTATTTTCTAA